One genomic segment of Rhinolophus sinicus isolate RSC01 linkage group LG11, ASM3656204v1, whole genome shotgun sequence includes these proteins:
- the CNFN gene encoding cornifelin: MQFEMHDNVKGKAMSYPVTSQPQCASTCYQTQLSDWHTGLTDCCNDMPVCLCGTFAPLCLACRISDDFGECCCAPYLPGGLHSLRTGMRERYRIQGSVGHDWAALTFCLPCALCQMARELKIRE; encoded by the exons ATGCAGTTTGAGATGCACGACAACGTGAAAGGCAAAG CCATGTCCTACCCAGTGACCAGCCAGCCCCAATGTGCCAGCACCTGCTACCAGACCCAGCTCAGTGACTGGCACACCGGTCTCACGGACTGCTGCAACGACATGCCCGTCT GTCTGTGCGGCACTTTCGCCCCTCTGTGCCTCGCCTGCCGCATCTCCGACGACTTCGGCGAGTGCTGCTGCGCGCCCTACCTGCCTGGAGGCCTGCACTCCCTGCGCACCGGCATGCGCGAGCGCTATCGCATCCAG GGCTCTGTCGGGCACGACTGGGCGGCCCTCACCTTTTGTTTGCCCTGCGCCCTCTGTCAGATGGCGCGGGAACTGAAGATCCGAGAGTAA